Proteins from a single region of Paraburkholderia sp. PGU19:
- a CDS encoding glutamate/aspartate ABC transporter substrate-binding protein: MTKHATLAALIAVTLAGGNAHAQDSSATLKKIRETGAISLGVRESSVPFSYYDEEQHVIGYSQAIALKIVDEVKKELKLPDLKVREIPITSQNRIPLVQNGTIDIECGSTTHTKERDNQAAFSNSFFQYGVRMIVKKDSGVKDFGDLANKTVVTTAGTSEERLLRQMNVEKSMNMRLISAKDHAESFLNVKTGRAVAFVMDDPLLYGAKAKEANADDYVITGTSPMSEVYGCMFRKDDPGFKKLVDGVIARLQTSGEAANLYQKWFTQPIPPKGINLNYPLSAEMKQLFAKPNDRALD, encoded by the coding sequence ATGACGAAGCACGCAACGCTCGCGGCACTGATCGCAGTCACCCTCGCGGGCGGCAACGCGCACGCGCAGGACTCGAGCGCGACCTTGAAGAAGATCCGCGAAACGGGCGCGATTTCGCTCGGCGTGCGCGAATCGTCGGTGCCGTTCTCGTACTACGACGAGGAGCAGCACGTGATCGGCTATTCGCAGGCGATCGCGCTGAAGATCGTCGACGAGGTGAAAAAAGAGCTGAAGCTACCCGACCTCAAGGTGCGCGAGATTCCTATCACGTCGCAAAACCGTATTCCGCTCGTGCAGAACGGCACGATCGATATCGAATGCGGCTCGACCACGCACACGAAAGAGCGCGACAACCAGGCCGCGTTCTCGAACAGCTTCTTCCAGTACGGCGTGCGCATGATCGTGAAGAAGGACTCGGGCGTGAAAGACTTCGGCGATCTCGCCAACAAGACGGTCGTGACGACGGCGGGCACGTCGGAAGAGCGTCTGCTGCGGCAGATGAACGTCGAGAAGTCGATGAACATGCGCCTCATCAGCGCGAAGGATCACGCCGAGTCTTTCCTCAACGTCAAGACGGGGCGCGCCGTCGCGTTCGTGATGGACGATCCGCTGCTGTACGGCGCGAAAGCGAAAGAGGCGAACGCGGACGACTACGTGATCACAGGCACGTCGCCGATGTCGGAAGTGTATGGCTGTATGTTCCGCAAGGACGATCCGGGCTTCAAGAAACTGGTCGACGGCGTGATCGCGCGCTTGCAAACTTCCGGCGAAGCGGCGAACCTTTATCAGAAGTGGTTCACGCAACCCATTCCGCCGAAGGGCATCAACCTGAACTACCCGCTGTCGGCGGAGATGAAACAGCTGTTCGCGAAGCCGAACGACCGCGCGCTCGATTGA